CTGGGATTTTTTGCTCGTGTGGTGTTGTCTGTCTTTCCCGTACTTGTAATCGCAATGTTGATGTCAGCATTTCGTTTGGATGACTCAGAGGATAATAAGTCATGAAGCAATTGGTGCAGTATTTGGACTCAGGAAAAACCGAACTTGTGGATGCGCCTGATCCATCACCAGGAAGTCATAAGCTCTTGATTGATAGCCGTTGTACTTTGGTTTCTGTGGGCACTGAAAAAATGCTGGTGAGCTTTGGTAAAGCGTCCTACCTAGAAAAAGCGCGTCAACAGCCAGATAAAGTGCGCCAAGTGCTCGACAAAGTTAAAACAGATGGATTAATGACAACGGTTGATGCGGTGCGTTCTAAACTTGCAGAGCCTATTCCATTGGGATATTGCCATGTGGGTACGGTGGCTGAAATTGGAGGCAAGTGTCATCAATTTCAAGTCGGCCAACGTGTGGTTTCCAATGGCGCCCATGCCAGTCGTGTGTGTGTGGGGGAAAATTTATGTGCAGCAATTCCAGACAATGTAACGGATGAACACGCATCATTTACTGTTCTTGCGTCCATTGGTCTTCAAGGTATTCGTTTAGCTCAGCCCACACTAGGCGAAAAAGTGGTGGTCATAGGGGCCGGCCTAATTGGTTTGATGACGATTCAAATGCTGATTGCCAATGGCTGTGAAGTTTTAGCCATCGATTTTGATGAAAGCAAGCTTGAATTGGCCCAACAATTTGGCGCGCGCACTTGCAAAGCTGGTAACGATGGCGAATCGGTCAAAGCCGCACTGGCTTTCACTTCGGGCGTTGGGGTGGATGCTGTGTTAGTGACTGCATCCACACAATCTAGCCAACCGATGAGCGATGCTGCGACCATGTGCCGCAAGCGAGGACGAATCGTCTTGGTAGGTGTGACGGGCCTTGAGCTTAATCGCTCTGATTTTTATGAAAAAGAACTGTCTTTCCAAGTGTCATGTTCATATGGACCGGGCCGTTATGACGACGATTATGAACAACAGGGTCAAGACTATCCGATAGGCTTTGTAAGATGGACTGAACAACGTAATTTTGAAGCCGTGTTGCAACTAATTTCCTCAGGAAAACTAGATGTAGCGACTTTAATTAGCCATCGATTTAAGTTTAATGATGCCATTGAGGCTTACGATCTATTGACCAGCAATTCAGCTGTTCTTGGCGTGATTTTGACTTATCAACCCACAGAGCCAGTGGTCAAAGTTGATTTAAGTACAGGGCTGGAAACTGGCAATCAAGCGATTGCAGGAAAGCCTGTCATGGGAGTTATTGGCGCGGGTAACTTTTCCTCCCGAGTGTTGATTCCTGCCTTGAAAGCAAACAATGCAAGCCTACATACCTTGGTTAATCGCGGTGGTCTATCAAGCACAATTCATGGCAAAAAGGCAGGTTTTCAGTTTGCTTCTTCCTCGACGGACGACGTGTTTGAACAAAGTGCGATTAATACCGTAGCGGTATTGACACGACATGACAGCCATGCGGAGCTCACAGAGCAAGGGCTTCAGCAAAACAAAAATGTGTTTGTTGAAAAACCAATTGCGATTAATCACGAGCAACTACAGCGCGTAAAAGATGCACATGCTGCCAGCAGCGGTATCTTGATGGTCGGATTTAATCGTCGCTTCTCGCCCTATGTTGTGAAAATGAAATCACTGTTGCCAAGTGATGCTCCAAAGTCGGTTGTGATCACCGTGAATGCAGGCCACATCCCTGCTGAACATTGGACTCAAGATTTAAATGTGGGCGGTGGCCGATTAATGGGAGAAGCGTGCCACTTTATTGATTTGGCGCGTCATTTGGTGGATGAAGTGATCATCGAAGCTAAGATATCCGTCACACATGACACGCAACAACAAGTTGATGTGCCAGACAGCTTCACTATTTTGTTAACGCATGCCGACGGCAGTCACTCATCCATTCATTACTTGTCCAATGGTGCTGCGTCATTTCCGAAGGAGCGAATTGAAGTGTTTTGCCAGGGCAAAGTATTGCAACTCGATAACTTCAGAAAACTAGTTGGCTTTGGTTTTAATGGATTCAAAAAGCAGTCTGGCTGGCGTCAAGAAAAAGGTCATGCACAAGGTATTTCGGCATTTTTGAATGCCATTGAAAAAGGCCTTCCATCTCCTATTGATGCCGAAGAGTTATTTGAAGTCGCTGCGTTAAGTATTGATTTATCGGAACAAATATCAGGGTCTTAGGTGTCGAAATTTTTAAAGCTTAAAGCGTACTCTGACTTAGGTATTAAAAACTTGAGTCGGGTTCACTTCTATCGAAAAGGCTTGGCCAATGGGCGTTATCAACGCCAAATGCCGGTGAATACGATGGTGGGGGCTAAATCTCCACTTTTCCAACTCTCGTTGCCGAAAACAAATCACGATAAACCTTTAAATGATTCACCTTGGCTCCATCAAAAAGCGCTTTTTTGGGGGGATCAAACTGTTGATATCGAAAGCTTCCCTGAGTGGTGCTTTTCTTATTTAACTCAGCGCTCAGTGAAGCATTCAGACCGCCATTGGACACAATTGCCTGACTTTGATGAAGAACTTGGTGACATCAAGGCTGTTTGGGAATTGTCGCGGTTCGATTGGCTGTTGGTGTTCATAGAAACAGCCATTGCCCATCAAAACATCGACTTACTCTATAAAGCTAATCAATGGTTGAGCAATTGGTGCCAACGAAACCCCGTCAATCAGGGGCCTAATTGGAAGTGTGCACAGGAAGCATCATTGCGCTTGCTTCGAGTGCTCATGGCTGCAAGGTTACTTGATCAGCTGACCGAGCCCAGCGATGCATTGGTAGATTTTGTAGAACAGCATTTACAGCGAATTGATGCCACCCTATTTTATGCCATTGCCCAAGACAATAACCATGCGACGAGCGAGGCTGTCGCACTATATGCAGGGGGCAGTTGGCTTAGTCGTGTGAAGCCAAAGCACCGCCGTGCTCGCAATTGGTATCGCTCTGGGCGTCAGCTGATGGCTAGAGCAATGAAACGCTTAGTCGACAGTGATGGTTGTTTTAGCCAGTATTCCGTGAATTACCATCGAGTCATGCTCGATACGATGAGTTTGGCCAAAATGTGGCAACATTGGTTGGGTTTACCTGAACTGCCGAATGTGGTGATGAAACAGGCAAAAAGAGCGAGCACTTGGCTGGAAACTTTGTTGATACCTGAAACGGGTGACGTACCTAATTTGGGCGCTAATGATGGTGCATTATTTTTTGCTTTTAGTGCGAATCACTATCGCAATTTCGGTTCGTCAGTTGCTTTGGCGAATGTACTGTTTGGCGATGAGCGTTCAATTCAAACTCCAAAAGCAAATGTGTTGCTTGAAATATTTGAAGTAGAGCACCAAGAAGCACGGGGGACTCAAATTCACGACCTTCGGCGCAACGGGCTTGCCGTCCTTTGTGGTGGGAGGTGGAAAGCACTACTTAGAGCTCCTGTGTACAAATTTAGAACCCATCATGCTGACGGAGGCCATATCGACTTATGGCATGGGGGACGACCCGTTTTTCTTGATTCAGGCACATTCAGCTACTTGTTGCCAGATCACCGGATGAACCAATACAGCGGAGTGTGGGGGCACAACACGGTGGTGTTTGATGAGCGAGACCAAATGCTACGTGTTAGTCGCTTCTTGTATGCCGCGCAGCCCAAGATCAGACGTTTCAAGCAATCGCATCATCACGCTGAGCTTCGATATAAAGATTGGCTGGGCGCTGAACATACCAGAGCCGTAAAGCTGGATGAGGAAACATTTAGAATTGAAGATCAGGTCAGAGGTTTTAAAAACCAAGCTGAGCTGCAATTTAGGCTGCCCGAGCAAGATTGGCTAAGGCAAGGGAACCGAGTCACGTTGGAGCGAGTGACGCTTGACTTTGAACTCCCAGAGGAGGCTACGCTTGAAATTAGAGACAGTGAACATTCATTGTTTTACGGTGCCAGTTCACCCGCCTTATTGATTCGAATTACTTTGTTGAAAGCAGGGCAGGTTGTGACCCGCGTATCGCCATTGTAGTTAGCCATCCATACCAAGCAGAAGGGTTGCAAAACCAAAGTAAATTAATACTCCGCTGGCGTCGACAATGGTGGTTACCAACGGACCTGAAGCTGTAGCTGGGTCCATTTTTAACTTGGACAAGATAAATGGCAGACAAAGCCCTATCAAGCTCCCTACAACCACCACAAAAAACATTGAAATGGCAACGACAATTGCAATTTCAGGGCCGCCACGAAGTAGGCCAAGCAAATAAACGGTAGCGCCCATAGTCAGACCCAGCGCGCTTGCCACAAAAGCGTCGCGGCCAAGGACTTTTGCCCAGTCTTTGAACTCCACATCACCCGTTGCTAGGGCTCTTACCATCAATGCCGCAGCTTGCGAACCGGCATTCCCGCCACTGCCCACCAGCAGCGGCATAAAAAATACCAACGCGATTTGAGCGGCAATAGTATCTTCAAAAAAAGCCAAACCTGCGCCCGATAGCAGAGCACCAAAAACGAGTAACACCAACCAGCCGACGCGTTTCCTGTAGAGCTCCCAGAAGCCAATTTGACTCATTGGTGTGTCGAGTGCAGAGACAGACGCTGATTTTTGTGCATCTTCTGTGGCTTCTTCTTCCGCGGCATCCATTGCATCATCGTAGGTGACAATACCGACTAGTCGCTGATTGTCATCGAGCACTGGCAGAGCAAGTAAATCATATTTTCTGATGACTTTGGATACATCCTCTTGATCGCTCGATAGCGAAATAGAAACAACTTCAGTTCGCATCAGGTCTTTCACCAGCGCGGTAGGGGAGCACAAAATGAGTTCTTTTAAAGAAACAGTGCCGAGCAACTGGCGAACTTCGTCGATGACATAAGTTTGGTAAATCGTTTCTTTATCGGGGGCTTCTAAACGTAGCTTTTTCAGCGCTTTTTTTACTGTCCAATCAGCCTTCAGCGTGGCATAGGAGGAGGTCATGATAGCGCCAGCTGTCTTCTCTGGGTAACTCGCTAATCTGCGAACATCTTCTCGTTCAGCTTGTGCTAACCCGGGCAACAATGCATACCGTTGATCCTCCGATAGTTGGTTGTATAAATCGGCGCGTTTGTCTGCTTCCATAGTGGAAAATAGAGCTGCGAGATCATTGCGATCCATAAGTTCTGCGATATCGGCTTGTTGTTGATTACTCAAATAAACAAATAATTTGCCTTGCGATGGTAATGAGAGCAGTAGGAGCAGGTCGAGCATGTCAGCGACGCTAAAGTGCTGCATAACGCTGGCAAAATCGGCTTCATGCATTTGATCCAACAGCGTTCTAATATCGCGTTTATTCCGCTGTTTGAGCAAGGCTACAAGCGTTTCTTGAAGTACAGAAAAGTCCATACAGTCATTCCTTAGGAAACAAATTGAAATCAACAATAACAATTAATAATGTTGTTTTTGAGTTGCATCGCTATACCAACGCAGAGTGTTAGGCATTGTGGAGATGTCTAACAATATGAACGATTTACCCTTTAAATTATGACACAGCGCAACTGAATCACACATGAACAGCGCATATTAGTAAAAATTCACTAACCTTGTCGTTAGGTTGTGTTGAATATTGGAACTATCGATTGCTTCTTTCCTTCATGCTCAAAGTGAAACAAATCTCTGTCCGAAGCGCTTGCTCGATGCTTATCTGTACCGCTTGGTTTGCAGAGGCCGCTTCTATTGAACTTTGGCACTCTCACCAAGCCCATAATTTTATTGAGTTACGCGCAAAACAATTCGAAAAATTGACTGGGCACCCTGTAAGGGTCGTGGCCTATGACTCAGAAAAATTCAAAGCCGAACTATTGCTGAGTGCTGCAACTGGCAATTTGCCAGATATGATTTTTGTCCCGTCTGATTATTTAGGCTTATATGAAGAGTTGAAATTGATGCCTATTGATGAAGAGATCGCGCAGCTAGATATTGAGGAGAAGGCTTTAGATACAGTCACTATCGATGGAAAGTTTTGGGGAGTTCCAATTATTCAAGGAAATCACCTGCTGTTGTACTACAACAAAGAGTTAGTCAAGAATCCAGCCAACTCTTGGGACGAATTAGTTAACCAGAAGAAATATAAATTCCCAGAATACAACAGT
This genomic window from Echinimonas agarilytica contains:
- a CDS encoding bi-domain-containing oxidoreductase — protein: MKQLVQYLDSGKTELVDAPDPSPGSHKLLIDSRCTLVSVGTEKMLVSFGKASYLEKARQQPDKVRQVLDKVKTDGLMTTVDAVRSKLAEPIPLGYCHVGTVAEIGGKCHQFQVGQRVVSNGAHASRVCVGENLCAAIPDNVTDEHASFTVLASIGLQGIRLAQPTLGEKVVVIGAGLIGLMTIQMLIANGCEVLAIDFDESKLELAQQFGARTCKAGNDGESVKAALAFTSGVGVDAVLVTASTQSSQPMSDAATMCRKRGRIVLVGVTGLELNRSDFYEKELSFQVSCSYGPGRYDDDYEQQGQDYPIGFVRWTEQRNFEAVLQLISSGKLDVATLISHRFKFNDAIEAYDLLTSNSAVLGVILTYQPTEPVVKVDLSTGLETGNQAIAGKPVMGVIGAGNFSSRVLIPALKANNASLHTLVNRGGLSSTIHGKKAGFQFASSSTDDVFEQSAINTVAVLTRHDSHAELTEQGLQQNKNVFVEKPIAINHEQLQRVKDAHAASSGILMVGFNRRFSPYVVKMKSLLPSDAPKSVVITVNAGHIPAEHWTQDLNVGGGRLMGEACHFIDLARHLVDEVIIEAKISVTHDTQQQVDVPDSFTILLTHADGSHSSIHYLSNGAASFPKERIEVFCQGKVLQLDNFRKLVGFGFNGFKKQSGWRQEKGHAQGISAFLNAIEKGLPSPIDAEELFEVAALSIDLSEQISGS
- the mgtE gene encoding magnesium transporter yields the protein MDFSVLQETLVALLKQRNKRDIRTLLDQMHEADFASVMQHFSVADMLDLLLLLSLPSQGKLFVYLSNQQQADIAELMDRNDLAALFSTMEADKRADLYNQLSEDQRYALLPGLAQAEREDVRRLASYPEKTAGAIMTSSYATLKADWTVKKALKKLRLEAPDKETIYQTYVIDEVRQLLGTVSLKELILCSPTALVKDLMRTEVVSISLSSDQEDVSKVIRKYDLLALPVLDDNQRLVGIVTYDDAMDAAEEEATEDAQKSASVSALDTPMSQIGFWELYRKRVGWLVLLVFGALLSGAGLAFFEDTIAAQIALVFFMPLLVGSGGNAGSQAAALMVRALATGDVEFKDWAKVLGRDAFVASALGLTMGATVYLLGLLRGGPEIAIVVAISMFFVVVVGSLIGLCLPFILSKLKMDPATASGPLVTTIVDASGVLIYFGFATLLLGMDG
- a CDS encoding alginate lyase family protein, whose protein sequence is MSKFLKLKAYSDLGIKNLSRVHFYRKGLANGRYQRQMPVNTMVGAKSPLFQLSLPKTNHDKPLNDSPWLHQKALFWGDQTVDIESFPEWCFSYLTQRSVKHSDRHWTQLPDFDEELGDIKAVWELSRFDWLLVFIETAIAHQNIDLLYKANQWLSNWCQRNPVNQGPNWKCAQEASLRLLRVLMAARLLDQLTEPSDALVDFVEQHLQRIDATLFYAIAQDNNHATSEAVALYAGGSWLSRVKPKHRRARNWYRSGRQLMARAMKRLVDSDGCFSQYSVNYHRVMLDTMSLAKMWQHWLGLPELPNVVMKQAKRASTWLETLLIPETGDVPNLGANDGALFFAFSANHYRNFGSSVALANVLFGDERSIQTPKANVLLEIFEVEHQEARGTQIHDLRRNGLAVLCGGRWKALLRAPVYKFRTHHADGGHIDLWHGGRPVFLDSGTFSYLLPDHRMNQYSGVWGHNTVVFDERDQMLRVSRFLYAAQPKIRRFKQSHHHAELRYKDWLGAEHTRAVKLDEETFRIEDQVRGFKNQAELQFRLPEQDWLRQGNRVTLERVTLDFELPEEATLEIRDSEHSLFYGASSPALLIRITLLKAGQVVTRVSPL